From the genome of Nitrospira sp.:
GATCCTCCGTCGAAATGGTGAACTGATCGGACCGGAGATCCTCGGTCATATGCTGTTGGTTGGTCGTGCCGGTCAACGGCAACATACCAACCTGCATCGCAAAGCGAAACACCAGTTGCGCCAGGCCCATGCCGTATTTGGCAGCCATGGCACGAAGCTCAGGATCGGCGAAGATGTCCCGGTTGGCTGTGAGCAACGAGAACCCCTGATAGATGATCCCCTGTGTCCGGCAGATGTCCCGCACGTCCTGATCCCACCCCAACGCGGCGTAGCAACGATTCTGTACAACCATGGGTTTATGGGCGGCGCGCTCGCAGAGCAGTCGGAGCTGATCAGCCGACACGTTGCTGATGCCGATCAT
Proteins encoded in this window:
- a CDS encoding aldo/keto reductase, which codes for MIGISNVSADQLRLLCERAAHKPMVVQNRCYAALGWDQDVRDICRTQGIIYQGFSLLTANRDIFADPELRAMAAKYGMGLAQLVFRFAMQVGMLPLTGTTNQQHMTEDLRSDQFTISTEDLQRLETIGM